One genomic region from Granulicatella adiacens ATCC 49175 encodes:
- the ucpA gene encoding SDR family oxidoreductase UcpA yields the protein MKKLEGKVALITGAALGLGKGIATVYAKYGAKMCLVDLLPEVEETAKELGETYGAQIVTYVGDVSNKDHMKEAAKKAKDAFGQVNVACCNAGVCCLAPFEEMSDEMRDFHIDVNIKGVWNTCQAVIPYMLEQGGGSIVIASSVTGDIVADAGEAAYAMTKAALVGLTKCLAIEYADRHIRVNCSQLGYARTPMVEKMATESNPDNPESAIQDIAVGVPMKRLADPLEVGELFAFLGSDEASYLTGSQIVIDGGSTLPETMSMGTN from the coding sequence ATGAAAAAATTAGAAGGAAAAGTAGCACTCATCACTGGAGCAGCCCTTGGACTCGGAAAGGGAATCGCAACGGTCTATGCCAAATACGGTGCTAAGATGTGCCTTGTCGACTTATTGCCAGAAGTCGAAGAAACGGCAAAAGAATTAGGAGAAACCTACGGCGCCCAAATCGTGACATATGTCGGAGACGTCTCCAACAAAGATCATATGAAAGAAGCAGCTAAGAAGGCAAAAGACGCCTTCGGACAAGTAAATGTGGCTTGTTGTAACGCTGGGGTATGTTGCTTAGCTCCATTTGAAGAAATGAGCGATGAAATGCGCGACTTCCATATCGATGTGAATATCAAGGGCGTATGGAATACGTGTCAGGCCGTCATCCCTTATATGCTGGAGCAAGGTGGAGGTAGCATCGTTATTGCTTCATCCGTGACAGGGGATATCGTAGCCGATGCCGGAGAAGCAGCCTATGCCATGACAAAAGCAGCGCTCGTGGGATTGACAAAATGCTTGGCCATCGAATACGCAGACCGCCATATCCGCGTGAACTGCTCACAACTGGGATATGCGCGTACACCAATGGTTGAAAAGATGGCCACCGAATCCAACCCAGACAACCCAGAAAGTGCCATTCAAGACATCGCAGTAGGCGTGCCAATGAAACGCTTGGCAGACCCACTCGAAGTCGGCGAACTCTTCGCCTTCCTTGGAAGCGACGAAGCCAGCTACCTCACAGGAAGCCAAATCGTCATCGACGGCGGTAGCACCTTACCCGAAACCATGAGCATGGGGACGAATTAG
- a CDS encoding ABC transporter permease, producing the protein MEKSKKSIFSSLKWRWEYFLVLLLILEFVIFGSLNPRFLNPFILMNSINNFIPVCIVSLLVTYVIITGGMDIQAGSIMGLTSICVGVLWQKMGLNIWLAVLLGLLVGALCGLISGMLIAYAKVQPMVITLGGSFLYSGLALVVPALAGVVAYQGITNFPPEFQEIAAGNIAGIPNQVIIFAVLLIFSFILLHLTKYGRKIFLIGVNRNTAEYSGIKTARVVMSTYVLSGIAASISGILLTSYLGTAKPDFGADLTLPIITAVVLGGTSIYGGKGNVIGTGLAALIIGFMKFGLTLIGVNAQYQDIPVGILLILSLIINFMIHSKVFQKIMKKK; encoded by the coding sequence ATGGAAAAGAGCAAAAAATCAATATTCAGTTCTCTAAAATGGCGCTGGGAGTATTTCTTAGTTCTTCTCTTAATTTTAGAGTTTGTCATTTTCGGAAGTTTGAATCCGCGTTTCTTGAATCCATTCATTTTAATGAATTCGATTAATAATTTTATTCCGGTGTGTATCGTTTCTCTATTGGTTACTTACGTCATTATTACAGGAGGAATGGATATTCAAGCTGGATCCATTATGGGATTGACGTCAATTTGTGTAGGGGTTCTCTGGCAAAAGATGGGGCTTAATATTTGGTTAGCCGTGCTTCTTGGGCTACTGGTAGGAGCTCTTTGTGGACTGATTAGTGGAATGTTAATTGCGTATGCAAAAGTTCAGCCGATGGTCATTACACTAGGTGGATCCTTCCTCTATTCAGGATTGGCTTTGGTCGTTCCCGCACTTGCTGGAGTAGTAGCTTATCAAGGGATTACTAATTTTCCACCTGAATTTCAGGAGATTGCTGCAGGGAACATCGCTGGGATTCCAAATCAGGTCATTATCTTCGCAGTCTTATTAATCTTTTCGTTTATTCTATTACACCTTACAAAATACGGAAGAAAAATCTTCCTCATCGGTGTGAACCGAAATACCGCGGAATACTCTGGAATTAAGACTGCTAGAGTTGTAATGAGTACCTACGTCTTATCGGGGATTGCCGCTTCAATTTCAGGAATTCTACTCACATCCTATCTTGGTACAGCCAAGCCGGACTTTGGAGCTGATTTGACCTTACCAATTATCACTGCGGTGGTTTTAGGAGGAACTTCTATCTATGGTGGTAAAGGAAATGTTATTGGCACAGGGTTAGCAGCCTTAATTATAGGTTTTATGAAATTTGGTTTAACACTTATTGGAGTTAATGCGCAATATCAAGATATTCCAGTTGGAATTCTATTGATTCTATCACTCATTATCAACTTTATGATTCATTCAAAAGTGTTCCAAAAAATAATGAAAAAGAAATAA
- a CDS encoding amino acid ABC transporter substrate-binding protein yields the protein MKKRKGILGLLALVGVAVMTLAGCTQLASNPKVDNWDKYQQQKSITVGFDNTFVPMGFEEKNGDYAGFDIELAQYVSKKLGITVHFQPIDWDMKETELQNGTIDAIWNGYSATDERREKVAFTIPYMQNTQILVVKKTSGIHSASDMTGKALGAQNGSSGMLDFEEHPEVLKNRVKGGDADQYQSVNEAIIDLKNDRIDALLIDRVYADYYLTTEGIADEYDTIPSGFESESFAVGVRPADKKLLEALNEAFKELYQEGIFQQISQKWFGEDVATPEVKGQE from the coding sequence ATGAAGAAACGAAAAGGAATTCTAGGGCTTTTGGCGCTTGTAGGGGTGGCGGTCATGACTCTTGCAGGCTGTACGCAACTGGCAAGTAACCCAAAAGTCGATAACTGGGATAAATATCAACAACAAAAGAGCATTACGGTCGGCTTCGATAATACCTTTGTTCCAATGGGCTTCGAGGAGAAGAATGGCGATTATGCAGGTTTTGATATCGAACTCGCCCAGTACGTGTCGAAGAAACTCGGCATCACGGTTCACTTCCAACCGATTGACTGGGATATGAAGGAGACGGAACTACAAAACGGGACGATTGACGCGATTTGGAATGGGTATTCTGCGACAGACGAACGTCGCGAGAAGGTCGCCTTCACGATTCCCTATATGCAAAATACGCAAATCTTAGTCGTGAAGAAAACAAGTGGCATTCACTCGGCCAGTGACATGACAGGGAAAGCCCTGGGGGCACAAAACGGATCGTCAGGGATGTTGGATTTTGAAGAACATCCAGAAGTGTTGAAGAACCGTGTCAAAGGCGGGGACGCCGACCAATACCAAAGCGTGAACGAGGCCATTATTGACTTGAAGAATGACCGTATCGACGCCTTGCTGATCGACCGTGTCTACGCGGACTACTACCTCACAACAGAAGGCATCGCCGACGAGTACGATACCATTCCTTCAGGTTTCGAGAGTGAGTCTTTTGCGGTAGGGGTACGACCTGCCGATAAGAAACTACTCGAAGCGCTGAATGAAGCCTTCAAGGAACTCTATCAAGAGGGCATCTTCCAACAAATCAGCCAGAAGTGGTTTGGTGAGGATGTCGCAACTCCGGAAGTCAAAGGGCAAGAATAA
- a CDS encoding sugar ABC transporter ATP-binding protein, which produces MENVKLLECKNICKSFGDNHVLKGINISLSPGEVSAIIGGNGAGKSTLMKIIMGIYKSDQGEIILNQVSHKNLTPAVALSSGIYLVPQEPMLFKNMSVLENILIGLPGDTSEQKANLLKLIEKLKWSINLERRADTLTIAEQQLVEILKGLIRNPKVLILDEPTSSLTFNETETLFELIEKLKTEGVGILYITHRLTEVFKIATDIIIMRDGKISLSGKTQDFTNDMLIQALLPDGTNMEDLRNHDDGRVIDRTVEPILSVEDYSGNGFKGVSLKVFPGEILGLAGVVGAGRTELAETIFGKDEVHSGKVLLGKIDITGKSTSEVIHLGLNYVPEDRFKHGIFKISDLGMNITGASLQSIGKYFIDRKREKEMYEYFKRSFKIKSMDVSDEIGSLSGGNQQKVVIAKAIASMPKLLILDEPTRGIDAGARGDVYKIIQELKERGLAILMISSDMEEIVQLSDRAVTMYHGRINAEFVGEEITQENLMSASFGVVKGEKVS; this is translated from the coding sequence GTGGAAAATGTGAAGTTGCTGGAATGTAAAAATATCTGTAAATCGTTCGGCGATAACCATGTATTAAAGGGCATTAACATTAGTCTTTCTCCTGGTGAAGTCTCCGCTATTATTGGGGGGAACGGTGCGGGTAAGAGTACGCTCATGAAGATTATTATGGGTATCTACAAATCCGACCAAGGAGAGATTATTCTCAATCAGGTGTCTCATAAGAACTTAACACCTGCTGTTGCTTTAAGTAGTGGAATTTATTTGGTGCCGCAGGAACCGATGCTCTTTAAGAATATGTCTGTTTTAGAGAATATTCTAATTGGATTGCCAGGGGATACAAGCGAACAAAAGGCTAATCTCCTCAAACTCATTGAAAAGTTGAAATGGAGTATTAATCTAGAACGTAGAGCTGATACGCTAACGATTGCGGAACAACAATTGGTTGAAATCCTAAAAGGCTTGATTCGTAATCCAAAAGTTTTAATTTTAGATGAACCTACAAGTTCATTGACCTTTAATGAAACAGAAACCTTATTCGAACTAATCGAGAAGCTAAAGACAGAAGGTGTAGGGATTCTCTATATTACCCACCGTCTAACAGAAGTCTTTAAGATTGCTACCGACATTATTATCATGCGCGATGGGAAGATTAGCCTATCTGGGAAGACACAAGATTTTACTAATGATATGTTGATTCAAGCTTTGTTACCGGATGGAACGAATATGGAAGATCTTCGAAATCATGACGATGGGAGAGTCATTGATCGAACAGTCGAACCGATTTTATCGGTGGAGGATTATTCGGGAAATGGCTTTAAAGGTGTATCTCTAAAAGTATTTCCTGGTGAAATTCTTGGTTTGGCGGGAGTTGTTGGTGCAGGTCGTACGGAACTCGCTGAGACGATTTTTGGGAAAGACGAAGTGCATAGTGGAAAGGTTCTTCTTGGAAAAATCGATATCACTGGGAAATCTACAAGTGAGGTGATTCATCTAGGTCTTAATTATGTACCTGAAGATCGATTCAAACACGGAATTTTTAAGATTAGTGATCTCGGGATGAATATCACGGGCGCTTCTCTTCAGTCGATTGGGAAGTACTTCATAGATCGAAAACGCGAGAAAGAAATGTATGAATACTTTAAACGCTCCTTCAAGATTAAATCAATGGATGTTAGTGATGAGATTGGTAGCTTATCGGGTGGGAATCAGCAAAAAGTGGTGATTGCAAAAGCCATTGCTTCCATGCCAAAATTGCTAATTTTAGATGAACCGACACGTGGAATTGACGCAGGGGCCAGAGGAGATGTGTACAAAATCATTCAAGAGCTCAAAGAAAGAGGGCTTGCGATATTGATGATTTCTTCGGATATGGAAGAAATTGTTCAATTATCTGACCGAGCCGTAACGATGTATCATGGCAGAATTAATGCAGAGTTTGTCGGTGAAGAAATCACCCAAGAAAATCTGATGAGTGCCTCATTCGGTGTTGTAAAAGGAGAGAAAGTCTCATGA
- a CDS encoding DUF2075 domain-containing protein, producing MERIANPVIYELKYENKMERHYEGVQETHEKLIFNYPTVYIVHHPEKEKFCVYIGETTDIRRRTEQHLKQGSKKRKDWEKLSRRDDANMFVIGHELFNKSLTLDIENKLMHYLSSVEAVQEVYNRRTNEQNEYYTSDQMEPIFSKIWGELHRKNNIIFPTRRRIEDAAVFKASPFHKLTQEQLQTKDRIMLKIFENVANTRKDTPHQLIMVNGEAGSGKTVLMSNLFYELFQESEKEQGESIFSGISTYLLVNHEQQLTVYKEIAKKLGIKEQYVQKPTSFINNHSSENPVDVVIVDEAHLLWTQGKQSYRGKNQLDDLLEKAKVVVIVFDENQILSTEQIWEDELLDKYKGMCQNENNYIELKNQMRIHSSKETVKWIRNIIDLQEVGPIPHDELGYDLRIFETPKELEKAIVEKNDNENIGLSRIVATFDWEYSGNKKEDGYWDVSIGDWKMPWNLQLPKVKKKSINYKSLAWAEQPQTIAEVGSTFTIQGFDLNYVGVIIGPSVVFRDGKIQFVPENSKNEKAVRNRTLSDGRKEKFGERLLKNELNVLLTRGVKGLYIYAVDPALQEELMRRQGEKINGK from the coding sequence GTGGAAAGAATCGCAAATCCTGTAATTTACGAATTAAAGTATGAGAATAAAATGGAACGTCATTATGAAGGTGTTCAAGAAACTCATGAAAAACTAATTTTTAACTATCCGACAGTTTATATTGTTCATCATCCTGAAAAAGAAAAATTTTGTGTTTATATTGGTGAAACGACAGATATCAGACGTCGTACAGAACAACATCTTAAACAGGGGAGCAAGAAACGCAAAGATTGGGAAAAATTATCAAGAAGAGATGATGCCAATATGTTTGTGATTGGGCACGAATTATTCAATAAATCTTTAACTCTTGATATTGAAAACAAGTTAATGCATTACTTAAGTAGCGTAGAAGCAGTCCAGGAAGTTTATAATCGTCGTACGAATGAGCAGAATGAGTATTATACCTCTGATCAGATGGAGCCAATTTTCTCAAAAATATGGGGAGAGTTACATCGAAAGAATAATATTATTTTTCCAACACGTAGACGGATAGAGGATGCAGCTGTTTTTAAAGCTTCTCCATTCCATAAATTGACTCAGGAACAATTACAAACCAAAGATAGAATTATGCTCAAGATTTTTGAAAACGTAGCTAATACTAGAAAAGATACTCCGCACCAATTAATTATGGTGAATGGTGAGGCGGGTTCTGGAAAGACAGTTCTAATGAGTAATTTATTTTATGAGTTATTCCAGGAAAGCGAAAAAGAGCAGGGTGAATCTATTTTTAGTGGAATTTCAACATATCTATTAGTCAATCATGAACAACAGTTGACCGTTTACAAAGAAATCGCAAAAAAACTAGGTATCAAAGAGCAGTATGTTCAGAAACCAACTAGTTTTATTAATAATCATTCCTCAGAAAATCCTGTTGATGTTGTTATCGTAGATGAGGCTCACTTATTATGGACACAAGGGAAGCAGTCTTATAGAGGGAAAAATCAATTAGATGATCTCCTAGAGAAAGCAAAAGTAGTTGTGATTGTTTTTGATGAAAATCAAATACTTTCAACTGAACAAATTTGGGAAGACGAACTCTTAGATAAATATAAGGGAATGTGTCAAAACGAAAATAATTATATTGAGTTGAAGAATCAAATGCGAATTCATTCAAGCAAAGAGACAGTGAAGTGGATTCGAAATATCATTGACTTACAAGAAGTAGGACCAATTCCTCACGATGAGTTAGGGTATGATTTACGTATTTTTGAAACTCCTAAAGAACTAGAAAAAGCAATTGTTGAAAAGAATGATAATGAAAATATCGGTCTGTCTAGAATAGTAGCTACGTTTGACTGGGAATATAGTGGTAACAAAAAAGAGGATGGTTATTGGGATGTTTCTATTGGAGATTGGAAAATGCCATGGAACTTACAATTACCTAAAGTTAAAAAGAAATCCATCAATTATAAATCATTGGCATGGGCGGAACAACCTCAAACAATCGCAGAAGTAGGTTCGACTTTTACAATTCAAGGTTTTGACTTAAACTATGTTGGGGTGATTATTGGACCATCAGTCGTTTTTAGAGATGGAAAAATCCAGTTCGTTCCTGAAAATAGTAAAAACGAAAAAGCGGTCAGAAATAGAACGTTGTCTGATGGAAGAAAAGAGAAATTTGGGGAACGACTATTAAAAAATGAACTGAATGTACTATTAACTCGGGGAGTAAAGGGGCTTTATATTTATGCCGTTGACCCAGCTCTTCAAGAAGAATTAATGCGTAGACAAGGAGAAAAGATAAATGGCAAATGA
- a CDS encoding ABC transporter permease, translated as MKNLLKQREIVSIIFIIGLFVVVGLFNPQFLALENIFQIVNNSAVYAMVALGMCFVLFTGEIDVSIGAIVGLTAAITGKMLNGGASIFSVFIVAIVVGMAIGIINALGIVLFKIPSIIMTLGMMGIIRGFQYIYTNGQWLQDFPNEFLNISQETIGGTFGYVFASALVIAILLYFFTKKTMVGKSFKAVGDNIDGARLIGIPVERIKFLSYIICGSFAAIGGVLYASRIGFVTPTDGTGYEMTAIAACVIGGIALEGGQGSTFGAIIGSILMTSISSILVFLNFPSTFNNTITGGILIAIVVIGAISNQRTQENIRKERLRVRVEQGGE; from the coding sequence ATGAAGAATTTACTCAAACAACGAGAAATCGTCTCAATCATTTTTATTATTGGACTCTTTGTAGTCGTAGGATTATTCAATCCACAGTTCTTGGCACTTGAGAATATTTTCCAGATTGTCAATAACAGTGCTGTCTATGCGATGGTGGCTCTTGGAATGTGTTTTGTTCTTTTCACTGGTGAGATTGATGTCTCCATTGGAGCAATCGTTGGTTTAACAGCAGCCATTACGGGAAAGATGTTAAACGGGGGAGCTTCTATCTTCTCAGTATTTATAGTAGCGATAGTCGTTGGAATGGCGATCGGCATTATTAATGCTCTGGGAATCGTGCTCTTCAAAATTCCTTCGATTATTATGACGCTTGGAATGATGGGGATTATTCGTGGCTTCCAATATATCTACACAAATGGACAATGGTTACAAGATTTTCCAAATGAATTTTTGAATATCTCTCAAGAAACAATTGGCGGAACTTTTGGATACGTATTTGCAAGCGCTTTAGTGATTGCGATTTTACTCTACTTCTTTACGAAAAAAACAATGGTGGGTAAGAGCTTTAAAGCAGTAGGAGATAATATCGATGGCGCAAGACTCATCGGGATTCCGGTAGAGAGAATTAAGTTCCTCAGCTATATCATCTGTGGAAGCTTTGCGGCTATCGGCGGTGTCTTATATGCGAGCCGTATTGGATTTGTGACTCCAACGGATGGAACGGGTTATGAAATGACCGCAATTGCCGCATGTGTGATTGGTGGTATTGCTCTTGAAGGAGGGCAAGGCTCAACATTTGGGGCGATTATTGGATCTATTCTGATGACATCGATTAGTAGTATCCTAGTCTTCTTAAACTTCCCTTCAACATTCAACAATACGATTACTGGAGGAATCTTAATTGCGATTGTGGTGATTGGAGCCATTTCCAACCAAAGAACGCAAGAAAATATTCGAAAAGAACGACTCCGCGTAAGAGTAGAACAAGGAGGGGAATAA
- a CDS encoding nucleotide pyrophosphohydrolase codes for MANENNPSMKLINQFHDDHQWRQFHNAKDLALSVSIEAAELLEIFQWTDPESAVEKKREDIEEELADVLIYCYTLAEKLDMDIDEIIAKKLVKNLKKYPV; via the coding sequence ATGGCAAATGAAAATAATCCTAGCATGAAATTAATTAATCAGTTTCATGATGATCACCAGTGGAGACAATTCCATAACGCAAAAGATTTGGCTCTTTCAGTATCCATTGAAGCTGCTGAATTGTTAGAAATCTTCCAATGGACTGATCCAGAATCTGCTGTGGAGAAAAAACGTGAGGACATTGAGGAAGAATTAGCAGATGTTCTTATCTATTGTTATACTTTAGCTGAAAAATTAGACATGGATATTGATGAAATCATTGCAAAGAAATTGGTGAAAAATCTGAAGAAATATCCTGTATAG
- the dcm gene encoding DNA (cytosine-5-)-methyltransferase: MSKLKVFSMFDGVGGFIVGLDEANRKLNKKFFQVTDTNQFEPSRKAQDAFEVGVYNYPKINHSNEDIMQVSSEYFDEMKANGVNMIVGGFPCQDYSVARSKKHEMGIEGKKGVLFWEIIRAVNHIKPEYLILENVDRLLKSPSKQRGRDFAIMLGAFNQLGYTVEWRVINAADYGAPQRRRRVFFFIYKNDSAFAKKHGIKDLSPESFESYIYKKGLFANQFPVENSANKNRVYTEKLSELDTISEEYIVDISNNFTGKVWNTGLMKDGIYYTIDTTPVFEKAMTLGEVVQTAKEYYVEEHGEEAYHEYIQKYVIQDEDKIKKFQYLRGPKKIERTTEDGYTYIFSEGGMSETDDLSLPGRTMLTSEGSMNRSTHFLKEGNQFRLLTPNEAELLQCFPCDWTKYKKQFDGTVSEVNDRMRYFFMGNALVTSIVERIGIGMAKMI, encoded by the coding sequence ATGTCAAAACTTAAAGTATTCTCAATGTTTGATGGCGTTGGGGGATTTATCGTTGGCCTTGATGAGGCAAACAGAAAATTAAATAAAAAATTTTTCCAAGTGACTGATACAAACCAATTTGAACCTAGTCGAAAAGCGCAAGATGCGTTTGAAGTGGGAGTGTATAACTACCCAAAAATCAATCATAGTAATGAAGACATCATGCAAGTTTCATCAGAGTATTTCGATGAGATGAAAGCGAATGGTGTGAATATGATTGTTGGCGGATTTCCATGTCAAGATTACTCAGTAGCGCGCAGTAAAAAGCACGAAATGGGTATCGAAGGTAAAAAAGGAGTTCTTTTCTGGGAGATTATTCGCGCGGTGAATCATATCAAGCCAGAATATCTTATTCTTGAAAATGTGGACCGACTATTGAAATCACCTTCTAAACAACGTGGACGTGATTTTGCGATTATGCTCGGAGCGTTCAATCAATTGGGGTATACCGTTGAATGGCGTGTGATTAATGCGGCAGATTATGGCGCACCTCAAAGACGTCGTCGAGTGTTCTTCTTTATTTATAAAAACGATTCAGCTTTTGCCAAGAAACATGGTATTAAAGATTTATCACCAGAATCATTCGAGTCGTATATTTATAAGAAAGGTCTTTTTGCAAATCAGTTTCCAGTAGAAAATAGTGCGAATAAGAATCGTGTCTATACAGAAAAGCTTAGTGAACTAGATACAATTTCTGAAGAGTATATTGTTGATATCTCGAATAATTTTACTGGAAAAGTATGGAACACAGGATTAATGAAAGATGGTATCTATTACACGATTGATACAACTCCTGTATTCGAAAAAGCAATGACTTTAGGTGAAGTAGTCCAAACGGCTAAAGAGTATTATGTCGAAGAGCATGGTGAGGAAGCTTATCATGAATACATTCAAAAGTATGTGATTCAGGACGAAGATAAGATTAAAAAATTCCAATACTTACGTGGACCAAAGAAAATTGAACGTACGACAGAAGATGGATATACGTATATCTTCTCTGAAGGTGGAATGAGTGAAACGGATGACCTATCATTACCAGGTCGCACAATGCTTACAAGCGAGGGTAGTATGAACCGTTCCACGCACTTCTTAAAAGAAGGCAATCAGTTCCGACTATTAACGCCAAACGAAGCAGAATTACTACAATGCTTCCCTTGTGATTGGACAAAATACAAGAAACAATTTGATGGAACAGTTAGTGAAGTCAACGACCGTATGCGTTATTTCTTTATGGGGAATGCGCTCGTTACTTCCATTGTGGAACGTATCGGTATAGGAATGGCGAAAATGATTTAA
- a CDS encoding helix-turn-helix domain-containing protein, with protein MVVTSYLTRKFMKFSSIYPNFEEDLLREVSLQKVALRAIRLRVNHQLTQEEFAAKLDVKRAYLARLEAGHHNPTIMTLVELARQNGYEIEIKLKEKTF; from the coding sequence ATGGTAGTGACTTCTTATTTAACACGCAAGTTTATGAAGTTCTCATCGATTTACCCTAATTTCGAAGAAGACTTACTTAGAGAGGTTTCTCTACAGAAAGTAGCTTTGAGAGCGATTCGGTTACGGGTCAATCATCAATTGACACAGGAAGAATTTGCAGCGAAGTTAGATGTAAAGAGAGCCTATTTAGCAAGATTAGAAGCAGGGCATCATAATCCAACTATTATGACGCTTGTGGAATTAGCTCGACAAAATGGATATGAGATTGAGATTAAGCTCAAAGAAAAGACATTTTAA
- a CDS encoding Sau3AI family type II restriction endonuclease, translated as MGQELFNYDNTKLEEVLQYSEKILNRKFADIIKEYDEAEYKTYEDYQKQEANVYEKKEIKPSSKGQYGNYIERYYYGYQPNSNDAADFEEIGVELKVTPFKVNKNGTISAKERLVLTIINYLEENLDDFYQSHLWRKCSKILLLFYNGLIPEQTLYDYMIEKVFLFEWFEEDMNVILDDYARITQKIKDGRAHELSESDGNYLSTCTKGAGKGKDWREQPFSEVMAKQRAWELKSSYMTYLINHKIFASHEQESVLATAKGTKKTFTQLIEEKILKYKGWKAEDLYDAFDVPVRSKSKNSLLIRKMIGLTGDLENTQEFQKANMNLRVIRVNKEDLPKEDSPFKVYDFIDLAQNDNWEESHVFQEICDKRYMFVVFKEESPGEYVLNQVKFWGFPERLIYEAQRVWNETRAIINEGVQLTQSDKGVSTNFPQSQVNQFLFTKIHASNSYYEIEKDVFVGKGKLSDTNPLPDGRRITKHSFWMPKKFLQEILQGKWD; from the coding sequence ATGGGACAAGAACTGTTTAATTATGACAATACAAAATTAGAAGAAGTGCTTCAGTATTCTGAAAAAATCCTTAATCGAAAGTTCGCAGATATTATAAAAGAATATGATGAGGCGGAATATAAGACATACGAGGATTATCAAAAGCAAGAAGCCAATGTGTATGAGAAAAAAGAAATTAAGCCGTCTTCAAAAGGACAGTATGGGAATTATATAGAACGTTATTATTATGGCTACCAACCGAATAGTAATGATGCGGCTGATTTTGAAGAAATCGGAGTAGAACTCAAGGTAACTCCTTTTAAAGTTAATAAGAATGGAACTATTTCTGCAAAAGAAAGATTAGTTTTAACGATTATTAATTACCTTGAAGAGAATCTTGACGACTTCTACCAATCACATCTATGGCGAAAATGTTCAAAAATACTTTTATTATTTTATAATGGCTTAATTCCTGAACAAACACTTTATGATTATATGATTGAAAAAGTTTTCCTTTTTGAATGGTTCGAAGAAGATATGAATGTTATTCTAGATGATTATGCTCGTATTACTCAAAAAATTAAAGATGGCCGAGCACACGAATTGTCTGAATCCGATGGCAACTATTTATCAACTTGTACCAAAGGAGCCGGTAAAGGGAAAGACTGGAGAGAACAACCCTTTAGTGAGGTGATGGCAAAACAACGTGCTTGGGAATTAAAGTCTAGTTACATGACGTATTTGATTAATCATAAAATCTTTGCTAGCCATGAACAGGAGAGTGTATTAGCTACTGCAAAAGGTACAAAGAAAACTTTTACTCAACTTATTGAAGAAAAGATTTTGAAGTATAAGGGTTGGAAAGCAGAAGACTTATATGATGCTTTTGATGTTCCTGTTCGTTCGAAATCTAAAAATAGTTTGTTAATCAGAAAAATGATTGGACTTACTGGAGACCTTGAAAATACTCAAGAGTTTCAGAAAGCGAATATGAATCTTAGAGTCATTCGAGTGAATAAGGAAGACCTCCCTAAAGAAGATTCTCCATTCAAGGTTTATGATTTTATTGATTTGGCTCAAAATGATAATTGGGAAGAGTCTCATGTTTTTCAAGAAATTTGTGATAAACGCTATATGTTTGTCGTATTTAAGGAAGAGTCTCCAGGTGAGTACGTATTAAATCAAGTGAAGTTCTGGGGATTCCCTGAGCGTTTAATATATGAAGCACAACGTGTATGGAATGAAACACGTGCCATTATTAATGAAGGGGTACAGTTAACACAGTCAGATAAGGGAGTATCGACGAATTTCCCTCAGAGCCAAGTGAATCAATTTTTATTTACAAAAATTCATGCTTCAAACTCTTATTACGAGATTGAAAAAGACGTCTTTGTCGGAAAAGGAAAACTCTCAGATACGAATCCACTACCCGATGGACGAAGAATTACAAAGCATTCATTCTGGATGCCTAAGAAGTTCTTACAAGAAATTTTGCAAGGCAAGTGGGATTAG